The genomic segment GATTGGACATGCCTGATGTAAACGCGCCAAACACTATTATGGCGTTTGATTTTGGTACACAGAAAATGGGAATAGCAGTCGGCCAATCCCTGATTGAAAGTGCCAATCCCCTCCCTTTATTTCCTATGAAAGACGGGATTCCGAACTGGGACGAATTACTGAAAATTGTAAAAAGCCATCAGCCGGGCCTATTTTTGGTCGGCCTGCCACTAAATATGGATGATAGTGAATCTGAACTGTCGACACGGGCACGTAAATTTGCCCGCCGTTTACGTCATCAGACCAATATTGAAACCTTGATGGTGGATGAACGCCTGACCACTCGTGAAGCACGGGATGAACTGGATCATTATCAGGCACAAGGTCGCGGCAAAAAATTGTCTGCGGACAGTATTGCTGCTGCCCTCTTGATTGAAAGCTGGTATAGGCATCCGGCTGGACTGCAACCCTAAATTTCTTTTAAATATAAGCAATAGCATCTTTCGAGATACTATTTTTTTTGAATTGAAGAATCTCTTTTTTAGTTCATTGGGGTACTTTTAATCTAAAAACAATAGAGTGCCTTCATCAATCATTTTTTCATCATTCGACACCGAAGAAATCCCCTTATCCTAATTTCTCCCTGATAGAGAAAGAACTTTAAATACGAATGGACTAACATTTTTGGTTTTATCAAAGATAATTTAATTAAGGAAAAAAATAACGAAAGGTCAGGTTAATTCTAGGTTCTAAAACCCGAGTCGTTTTCCGGATACAATGTTTCCAGTAGTGTTGGGTCTGTCCTCGCATCACAATCAACTGACCACTTTGTAAAAGCAGATCTACTGTTTCATTCTCTGTTTTGTGTTTAAAGCTCATCTTGCGGGTTGCCCCCAAACTGAGGGATGCAATCACATTTTCCTGTGACGTTCCCTGATATAAAGCCGCTTCATCATCACTATGCCAGCCCAGACCTTGCGAACCATCTTCATATAAATTGGCCAGACAGGAATTAAACGAATGACCGACCAGCTTTTCAATATGCTGTTTTAACCGGAACAGACCCGGTGTCCAGATCTGAGCCTGCTTGAAACTTCCAGAGTAGTGATACTGATA from the Acinetobacter sp. YWS30-1 genome contains:
- a CDS encoding alpha-ketoglutarate-dependent dioxygenase AlkB family protein, which encodes MTLDLFAPEPQANLLPFDGVVEDYGQILDEKQSQQYLQDFLAHLVWQPDEVNLFGKHYITGRKVVWYGDEHYQYHYSGSFKQAQIWTPGLFRLKQHIEKLVGHSFNSCLANLYEDGSQGLGWHSDDEAALYQGTSQENVIASLSLGATRKMSFKHKTENETVDLLLQSGQLIVMRGQTQHYWKHCIRKTTRVLEPRINLTFRYFFP
- the ruvX gene encoding Holliday junction resolvase RuvX — translated: MPDVNAPNTIMAFDFGTQKMGIAVGQSLIESANPLPLFPMKDGIPNWDELLKIVKSHQPGLFLVGLPLNMDDSESELSTRARKFARRLRHQTNIETLMVDERLTTREARDELDHYQAQGRGKKLSADSIAAALLIESWYRHPAGLQP